In the genome of Raphanus sativus cultivar WK10039 chromosome 9, ASM80110v3, whole genome shotgun sequence, the window CATCCTAGTCTGACTCCTGGGCTTGGAAAAAACTCTTGAAACTTCGCCACCTTGCGGTTCAGTTCTGTCACTCAGTTGTGGGTAATGGGAAAAATACAAGCTTTTGGTTTGACGCCTGGACTCCGCTAGGCCAGCTTATTGACTACATCGGGCAAACGGATCTGAGAGCGCTAAGAATCCATAAGGAAGCAATGGTGGCAGACGCAATCAGTGATTCCACTTGGGCATTACCTCACCCGAGATCCGAACAGGAAGTTCATCTGCACTCTCATCTTACAACTTTATCTCTGCTTTTAGAAAATGATATTGCTGATGCATATATTTGGCTGATGCATATATTTGGGTTGCTGGTGATTCTCCTCTTACTGTTTTCAGTTCGGCTGCGACATGGGAGGTGTTGCGACCAAGGCAAAAGGTTCAGGATTGGGTTGATGTTGTATGGTTCAAAGGCTCTGTTCCGAAGCATGCGTTCAACATGTGGATTGCAAGCTATGACAGGATGCCAACCAAGTCAAGACTTGCGGACTGGGGACTTCCAATTTCTCCAAACTGCGCACTCTGTTCTGGTCACCGGGAAACAAGAGATTACCTTCTCTTATCTTGCGACTTCAGTGTGGAGATTTGGAAGGCGGTCTTCAGCAAATGCTCCCCACCTTCGGTTATGTTCACGGAGTGGTCCGAATTATTCTCATGGATCCGATCTTCTAGTTCACCCAAGTTTACTCTGCTGAAGAAGCTCACTGTGCAGACGGTCATATATCACATTTGAAGGCTGAGAAACAACTTAATCCATAATCAGAAAGTAGTCCCACCTTCCATTGTGTTTCAGGGAATTGAGaggaaaatgaaaaacattatTTCATAGTCCCACCTTCCATTGTGTTTCAGGGAATTGAGaggaaaatgaaaaacattatTTCATCTAGAAGACACAGCAAGTTATTTAAGTCTTTGATGACTTTATGGTTTAGACTTAGACCTTATAGTTTAGTTAAGTCTAGTAAAGCTAGCTTTTTTTCTAGGATTTTCGGTAGActcatattgtttttttttatttttgccgAGATGGCTCTAAAGATTTTGTTTTGCAACTCTTTTCCatcatttatatgatatttgcagtttagcaaaaaaaaaaatagttctaTTTTTTTCCGATGgtatttttttggtgtttttattcaacttccagaaaaaaaaatgtttttattcaaCTCGATATTCTTTTCCTACGCCTTCCATTGTTTACTTCAGTAATAAAATTACTTGCTCTTACATCTACAAATGAAAGCCCAATATATTATATCACTCTGGCCCAGTAATCAAATTCCTATTCGGCGTAAGAAAACGTTGAATACGAATCCAACTTCGGACAAAAGCCGTCACGAACGACGGTCGACATGGAGTTATATAACCAAATTTTAAGCTAAGATAACAAGGCAGTAGATagatatatatctatatatagagatatGAAAATACAGAATACTGTACCGTACATAGATCTTAAGAACATAAAAAGAGCCAAACAATGCTCCCTTGTACACTCATTAAGCCATAACACATCGAAGGACGTACACACATGAACACACACACACGCACACCTAAAAGTAAAAGGTCCGGATGACACTGTGTTACGAACTTtccttattttaatttatatatatatatgcatactCGTTTGTCCCAAAGTTTAACTTGTATAATTGCTTAATGATGACCACCACCGCCGCCGGGAAGCTTTTCCTTGATCTTTTCCATCATTCCCTTCTTCTCGTGGCGTTCACCGACATAGCCTCCCTCGTCATAACCGGTGGTAGTTCCCATCCCCATGCCTTGAGATTGACCAGACTGATCATGGTGACCTGGCAACTTCTCCTTGATCTTATCTGTTAttcccttcttcttcctcctcccaCCGTGTCCATCATCCTCCTACCATAATATAAAGATTATTAACACCTacataatatacatacatacaaacTAAATATGCCTCATTTAAGCGTACCGAGCTAGAGCTGGATCCGGATCCAGAGCGGTGAAGCATTCCTCCcaagccaccaccaccactttCCTTATGGAGTTGCTCTTGGCCGTGGTGTCTACCTCCTGCGCCAGCTCCCAATGCTCCAGATCCAACCCCGTATCCTTCACCACCTGTCCCGTAAGTTCCACCAGTGGCTCCTCCACCTGTTCCGTAACCTCCTCCTCCGGTAGCTCCTACACCACCACCTGTCCCATATCCTCTACCGCCAATCGGGTTTCCAAACTCGTCCAGCTGCTGGATCGGATTTCCGTACTCGTCAGTGGCCTGAGCTCCGGGTCTGTTCTGGTAAGACGCcatctttatcttcttcttctaagcAAACACTTTGAGCTTAGCTAAAACACTTTTCTGTGTCTGATATGATGAGACTTGGATATTGAGTTATGATTGATGAATGTTCGTAAGGCTCATGGCGGGTACTCTTTATAGGTCCAGTTCCGGATATGGATTAACCATTAAATTAATGAATCATTATAAGTGAAGCCACACGTGGCAGCAGTAGCAAATGTCGGCGTGGTGCTTCCAGACGCGTGTCCGGACGTAGACCGAACCGTTTATTACTTTTGATTAAAGAAACGGGATGGATATTTTTTCGGAGCTTTCAAAGTAGAGAGCCCGAGTACGTACGTGTTCATAATAATCCCATGATTGACAGGTTAATGATAACTAAAGTGGAGAgatctctttttctttgtgtCGGTATGGCATTACGTTGTAGATATTAGACACGTAACCCTTATCCCTGAAAACGATGCGTCTTGTCCATTGTTTCCATACAACGACGAAGAAGATTGGGTGTATTCGAAGAAACCTTCTTGGATCTCAGAGATTTGGGCTCACTCTTATTGTAAAGGCCCGAAAAGTCACTTAGTAAGAAGCTCATGGTTTTAAAATAAAGGTCCTTTTCTATATACTCCACTTACCCAAAATTATCCGTGCTATCTATCCGTGTTATACTCTCCACTTACCAAACCATGCTGTGGAATCGTATTTTCTTTTACGTTATAGGAGTTTCTCTCCTCTCTGCAGAGGCGGCTCTTAGTAGAAGCGAATGAAACAACAGCTTGCGGCCACcaaattattaaacaaaaaccggccatattattttaaaatcttttgatgGTCTAGTGGTTAGTTGTGTGACGTAACTATGTGCGAGAGGCTAGGTTCAAATCTCATTCTGtgcatatttaaaaaaaaaaattccagccatttttttgttttgggcTTGTGGTCTTAAAAAGTTTAGGACCGACTCTGCCTCTCTGCACCAGATTTGAAAATGGGGTTTCAAGATCTACTTACGTACAGAGGACGATTTCACTGCGAAGAAGCTGGAGAACCTTCTCGTTAGATAAGGTCGTTCAAGATCTATCCCATAGCTCTAGGCCTTTTGCTAGTTATGGACCTTATGGTTTAGAGCACCTTTGGTTGATCACTATATGGAATTGTTATGCACAAGTTACTTTTATTTATCGCCGGATCTACATGATTGGACGATGGTGGTTATAtaagatagttttttttcttctaataatTAATAGAACATTTGATCGTTGCAACATCAATTACATCACCTCTCTTACGACTCTCAATGATATATAtaccattatatattaattaatatcatGTGAAATCATACATTGGGGCCAAGTGTTCGGAAACTATGCGTTGTACAAGACCCTTGCTTATCATAAACTTACTATTTTCCAAATTGAtatgaaattaaataatgattggGATAAAGTCTTGTCTTATTTTAATTatgcaactagattttgatccacgCTTAAGAAACGCAGATTTGTgttttcaattattaatttgattatttaaaaaaaaaacagtgcctgaatttcattagttttaagtatatagtttaaaataaaaggGTATGTGATTCATTAGTTTTGATTcattaaaattagttttctaataaaaatatacttaaGCAAACACAGATTTTAAGTATGGTAAAAGTTCGGTAATGTATAACGAATGGTGAAGGTTTATGTAGCTGATACTGTTAAacattaataaaacaatattaattGTGTTAAAATGatgaatatttgaaataattctTGCGGTTATTGTTAGGTTAATTTTTGTTGGATGAAATGAGTCTTGTATAGATTATTAGATTAATGAGATATGTTTAGAGaagattataataaaatatatgtgatATATTATTTTCGTGTAGcaaattatatgatttaataaattAACGTATATATCTCGTATAATTGTTTCATCTACAGATAAGATGTGGCctagtaaataaaattatggaCTAAATGATTGTTGGAGAAATTTAAGTATACTTATTGTTAGTTAAAATATTATGGTAAGACCAAAATATTGTTAGTTAGTGAAAGGGTCTAACAACTGtatataagtagattttttggacttttttcttttaatagtatagtaTGACACTTCTGacatttctttaatttatatgcAAATCAAGATTTTAAAGAATTAAAGTATAACATTGTTGTTTTGGTGAAAAGCTTATCTGATACCATCACGGATTTAAAGTTCACTTTCAAGTTTCAAGTTAGGGTTTATAGTGTCGtgtataaacatatatatcCATGTTTTCTAGGGAGTACAGTGTAGGTTATTTATAAAGATAATTCTCAAAATAGTAATGGTAACATATATACTTGCGAGTAAGAATTAATATGTGAAATTCTAATTAGTTAGAACTCTGAAGACTTTGGTCGTGTGTGAGAGATATGTGACCCTCCATATCTGGTGAAGAAGGGTCCATGGCTGTCGAGGGCGAAAATATTTTGACGTTAAATAATTGCAAAAGGACAACATATTGAGGGTCCAAtcagaaaatacaaaaaaaaaatatgaagaaacAATGATGTATTTGTGCGATGTGTCATTTGTTT includes:
- the LOC108824118 gene encoding dehydrin Rab18 yields the protein MASYQNRPGAQATDEYGNPIQQLDEFGNPIGGRGYGTGGGVGATGGGGYGTGGGATGGTYGTGGEGYGVGSGALGAGAGGRHHGQEQLHKESGGGGLGGMLHRSGSGSSSSSEDDGHGGRRKKKGITDKIKEKLPGHHDQSGQSQGMGMGTTTGYDEGGYVGERHEKKGMMEKIKEKLPGGGGGHH